One stretch of Paenibacillus sp. FSL R5-0341 DNA includes these proteins:
- a CDS encoding phage tail protein, with protein sequence MPNPTMKVFDKNIRRVGTLVDSSDIQRRRRINSDYEVTFMVPMTSDDYREKIAIKGHVQDERGQFYVIQSRSRSREGRKLMASIYCNHVMFKLNDFKFPYSSYIDEAYGVHLNELTELITKATGGRFTFVIHDTFDLHDVKDFGRGTCLEALNRIIEMYECEVEPDNFVINLKKRIGSDHGLQYRLKKNIVSSSFKDKGESLVTRMFAQMKDGRTFIGMDASLLTDLESSLLASVPGTIVNGKLAVNYLISPFAQYWASDSVPFYDGEIIEQDIEEAEDLLKATRKALLEQEVVSLEATISTADLFKIDHTEPKPHLGDDVMCIDPDMGMNRLKARITELTEYPYSLDKHAEPTISNINLRDYDDIISDLERNKNITNNLFSNGKIRTDVFESFAKQAVIDINNSKTELIYPPEGGILAQEKTNPLEQVRLTSKGIGISTDGWQSIRAAITARGVVAEQVIGQLGNFVSMLIGNGEDIVQINTNGIAAGASSFNSAPFRLNMKGDLIANSLTANYANIEYSNFKNGAIVGSSINVGNGMFTVTSGGIMSAVGANFSGSITASAISGTSITGGTITGSLIRTAATGRRVELDNNGFRTYDSNNNNRIRINTDSDNGIAAMSFFGSGGAFAGEINSYQNSGQLTIFSNDLWLGSNNTGNPIRLQGATTFGGAAYLRSGAVYGLNITDISGLQTMLNSLQTKIDSLQAAYNNHRHSVTTAHHNHGNNANNPNTGGGTFTTSTP encoded by the coding sequence ATGCCTAATCCAACAATGAAAGTATTTGACAAGAACATCCGGCGCGTAGGTACGTTGGTTGATAGTTCAGATATACAACGAAGAAGACGTATTAACAGTGATTACGAGGTAACATTTATGGTTCCCATGACCTCAGATGATTACCGCGAGAAAATAGCAATTAAAGGCCACGTTCAAGATGAGCGTGGCCAATTTTATGTAATTCAGTCCCGGAGTCGGTCCCGTGAAGGTCGTAAGCTTATGGCTTCAATCTATTGCAACCATGTTATGTTCAAGCTGAATGATTTCAAATTCCCGTACTCGTCATATATTGATGAAGCTTATGGCGTACATCTCAACGAACTGACAGAATTGATTACAAAAGCCACTGGTGGGAGATTCACATTTGTTATCCACGATACGTTTGATCTTCATGACGTTAAGGATTTTGGAAGAGGAACATGTCTTGAAGCCCTAAACCGAATCATAGAGATGTATGAATGCGAGGTAGAGCCGGATAATTTCGTTATTAATCTCAAGAAGAGAATCGGATCTGACCATGGCTTGCAGTACCGGCTTAAAAAGAATATCGTATCCAGCTCCTTCAAAGACAAAGGCGAATCCCTTGTTACCCGGATGTTTGCTCAGATGAAAGATGGTCGGACGTTTATCGGTATGGATGCTTCCTTATTGACTGACTTGGAGAGCAGTTTACTAGCAAGCGTACCTGGAACAATTGTGAATGGAAAGCTGGCGGTCAATTATCTCATATCTCCTTTTGCACAGTACTGGGCGAGTGATTCGGTTCCATTTTATGATGGTGAAATCATTGAGCAGGATATTGAGGAAGCAGAGGACTTGCTGAAGGCTACACGTAAGGCGCTGCTTGAGCAGGAAGTCGTTTCTTTGGAGGCTACCATTTCCACCGCAGACTTGTTTAAAATCGACCACACAGAACCCAAGCCTCATTTGGGTGATGATGTCATGTGTATCGATCCAGATATGGGCATGAACCGATTGAAAGCTCGCATCACCGAACTCACTGAGTACCCATACAGTTTAGACAAGCATGCTGAACCGACGATCTCCAATATCAATCTAAGAGATTACGATGATATTATCAGCGATTTGGAGCGAAACAAAAATATCACCAACAACCTATTTTCAAACGGAAAGATCCGGACGGATGTTTTTGAATCATTCGCCAAGCAAGCGGTCATTGATATTAATAACAGTAAAACCGAGCTGATCTATCCACCGGAAGGCGGGATACTGGCTCAAGAAAAAACGAATCCACTGGAACAAGTCAGACTGACGTCAAAAGGGATTGGGATATCTACAGATGGTTGGCAATCAATACGCGCTGCCATTACAGCCAGAGGTGTAGTAGCAGAGCAAGTTATAGGACAACTTGGTAACTTTGTCTCCATGCTGATTGGTAATGGTGAGGACATTGTACAAATCAATACAAACGGTATTGCAGCAGGAGCTTCCTCATTTAATAGTGCACCTTTCCGTTTAAATATGAAGGGTGATTTAATTGCAAATAGCTTAACAGCGAATTACGCAAACATTGAATACTCCAACTTTAAAAATGGAGCCATCGTTGGTTCATCTATAAATGTGGGGAACGGAATGTTTACCGTTACATCTGGAGGAATCATGTCGGCTGTAGGAGCAAACTTCTCGGGATCAATAACCGCCTCTGCAATTTCAGGAACAAGTATAACTGGTGGAACGATTACGGGGTCATTAATACGTACGGCAGCAACAGGTCGTAGAGTAGAGCTTGATAACAACGGATTCCGAACCTACGATTCCAACAACAACAACCGAATTCGAATTAACACTGATTCTGATAATGGTATAGCAGCGATGTCTTTCTTTGGATCAGGAGGAGCGTTCGCCGGGGAGATCAATTCATATCAGAACTCAGGCCAGTTAACCATCTTCAGTAATGATCTTTGGCTCGGATCAAACAATACAGGAAATCCTATTCGTTTGCAGGGAGCGACTACATTTGGTGGTGCGGCTTATTTAAGAAGTGGAGCAGTTTATGGTTTAAACATCACAGATATTTCCGGCCTTCAAACAATGCTGAATTCTCTTCAAACAAAGATTGATTCTTTGCAGGCGGCCTACAACAACCACAGACACAGTGTAACTACTGCTCATCACAATCATGGTAATAATGCAAACAATCCAAATACTGGTGGTGGAACCTTCACAACATCGACTCCGTAA
- a CDS encoding phage tail domain-containing protein: MIDATANGKSFRSIGLGLKKHNIPVLPPTRDYSLEIAGRDGEIDFGSTYGPRLINLECIVMADDTTLDYHRRVAQVAALFNVKKGDIVFTFDDLPGRRYIGRYAGTLDIEKILFDGELTIPIKMGEHPFPESDENMLEETIVNSPETIKVLSVGDECASPEIVLTNTGSNTIQSFRLQNEYLLEG, from the coding sequence ATGATTGACGCTACAGCGAACGGTAAGTCATTCCGATCAATTGGACTTGGTTTAAAAAAACACAACATCCCGGTCTTGCCGCCAACGAGGGACTACAGTCTCGAAATTGCAGGACGGGATGGAGAGATCGATTTTGGTAGCACCTATGGTCCAAGATTAATTAACCTGGAGTGTATCGTCATGGCTGATGATACTACCCTTGACTATCATAGAAGAGTCGCCCAAGTGGCGGCTCTTTTTAATGTGAAAAAAGGGGATATCGTATTCACTTTCGATGATTTACCAGGAAGGAGATACATCGGTCGGTATGCCGGAACGCTTGATATTGAGAAGATTCTTTTTGATGGAGAACTGACAATCCCGATCAAGATGGGAGAACATCCTTTTCCGGAAAGTGATGAAAACATGCTGGAGGAGACGATCGTTAATTCACCTGAGACTATAAAAGTTTTGTCAGTGGGGGACGAATGTGCCAGTCCTGAAATTGTTCTAACTAACACAGGCTCCAATACGATTCAAAGTTTCAGGCTTCAGAATGAATATTTATTAGAGGGGTGA
- a CDS encoding stalk domain-containing protein, translating into MKKSLVKTAVTLGIGMMIGSATLAAAAPSTVQAVLTKFSFAIDGKVQNLQSDTLVYNGKTYLPIREVAEMTGYKLFYDKEKKKIEFETKGESFLNNSNTSPSTTNQTQNKIYNVGDVIKTANFDIKVTGVRYDNKLNNFPANEGTTYAIVEFDVLVKKEPATYPKWNSIDFIDIYTLDTGAEYMGGTMSSGNITVNEWSSVAVGKMIKPGVKVSDVKIADPILRDRNYYTVKF; encoded by the coding sequence TTGAAAAAATCATTAGTTAAAACTGCTGTCACGCTTGGCATTGGCATGATGATCGGATCAGCGACTCTTGCCGCAGCTGCTCCATCTACGGTTCAAGCCGTGTTGACCAAATTTTCATTTGCCATTGATGGCAAGGTACAGAATTTACAATCAGATACACTAGTTTATAACGGAAAAACATACTTACCTATTCGTGAAGTTGCAGAAATGACTGGGTACAAACTATTCTATGACAAAGAGAAAAAGAAAATTGAGTTCGAAACTAAAGGGGAATCGTTTTTGAACAATTCAAACACTTCACCTAGCACTACAAACCAAACACAAAATAAGATTTACAATGTAGGTGATGTTATCAAAACAGCCAACTTCGACATCAAAGTCACAGGAGTTAGATATGACAATAAATTAAATAACTTCCCTGCCAATGAAGGTACTACATACGCAATTGTAGAATTTGATGTGTTAGTAAAAAAAGAACCGGCAACTTATCCGAAATGGAATTCTATCGATTTTATTGATATCTATACTTTGGATACTGGAGCCGAGTATATGGGTGGAACAATGTCTTCAGGAAATATTACCGTAAATGAATGGTCAAGTGTCGCCGTTGGTAAGATGATTAAGCCAGGCGTAAAAGTTTCTGATGTTAAAATTGCTGATCCAATACTACGCGACAGAAACTACTACACTGTGAAATTCTGA
- a CDS encoding phage tail protein, translated as MPIETNRLKLPLPLGNEGVSRVGINAIIEKIDEGVATREDLEELRQLVDEIDVPDASLTEKGIVQLSNATGSDSETEAATPKAVKAISVVANAANLKAEQAFQAGNERKQQAVDALIALGVSASTSDSWDTIFLKQKTIKNAANVVIVEHMIGVDQSDAEYTRIIDLPAGYTPIAWSGAAVFRQYPSGQMYYTSHDMKSAKNLTPYLYCSGTNRDVSVTGTISKTGSIYRVTYKIKGSLSGGAVDLSGGSFIPRIYWTCSV; from the coding sequence ATGCCTATTGAAACGAATCGCTTGAAGCTTCCCTTACCATTGGGAAATGAAGGTGTAAGCAGAGTTGGTATTAATGCCATCATTGAGAAGATTGATGAAGGAGTTGCAACGCGGGAAGATTTAGAAGAACTTCGTCAATTGGTTGACGAGATTGATGTTCCAGATGCATCCCTTACAGAAAAGGGGATTGTGCAGCTCTCCAATGCTACTGGATCGGACAGCGAAACGGAGGCAGCAACACCAAAGGCAGTAAAAGCAATATCCGTAGTCGCTAATGCTGCAAACTTAAAAGCTGAACAGGCTTTTCAGGCTGGCAATGAGCGAAAGCAACAAGCGGTGGACGCTCTCATTGCCTTAGGAGTATCGGCGTCCACATCAGATAGTTGGGATACAATATTTCTGAAACAGAAGACAATAAAAAATGCTGCAAATGTTGTAATAGTGGAACATATGATAGGCGTTGACCAGTCAGATGCTGAGTATACTCGAATCATTGACCTTCCTGCGGGCTACACTCCTATTGCTTGGTCTGGGGCAGCAGTGTTCCGTCAATATCCGAGCGGTCAAATGTACTATACATCACATGATATGAAATCGGCGAAAAACTTAACACCATATTTATATTGTTCTGGTACAAACAGAGATGTTTCAGTAACAGGAACGATTAGCAAGACGGGTAGTATATACAGGGTCACATACAAAATTAAGGGAAGCTTATCGGGCGGTGCTGTTGATCTTAGTGGAGGTTCTTTTATTCCGAGAATATACTGGACGTGTTCAGTATAA
- a CDS encoding tail fiber protein, which produces MLETMYPAAANSRQTELAAAINDTQTSFTVLDGSVLPPGPNQLTLGTDESAETILYTGKSGNEVTGVTRGFEGVAKSWVAGTKLARYFTAYDHDTFRDNITDLDRRLNNIPEPEDASLTQKGITQLSNAIESDEDGEAATPKAVNTVRQLVASQIGDLAELQTIDKDNLVDALNEVFTHVDEGKELVKTAVIVKGGTVAGTSPHSFEELADGIDTIETSTVINGQQQVARTYAETIAANDPIYTSTDYTSIPIAEAPTGDGQGVAYSGDGVYLAFAQASSPYLSLYKRVGEDYIKLPNPTSMPTNVARAVSFTPDGVYLAVGHATSPFVTLYKRTGDVFTKLPNLSPLPTDETKAVSFSANGLYLAVGGLNTSTFNLYKRNGDSFTRLAITTGLPTNALVYSVAFGVDDDYLTIGYLTAPFIAIYKRTGDVFTKLPDPSIPPTGGVCGLDFSPNGVYLAAAHFTAPFLTLYKRNGDVFEKLPNPLVLPTNQGRAVRFNPTSEYLTVCFASLINYKLANDIFSGLPNPQFVPAQTTFSAAYTPDGSNLAIAHQGGNRLLIYNVQYDQVYKSSNLGTDLLTYRTGIGYALESGVAGDTKDVIIIWR; this is translated from the coding sequence TTGCTTGAAACCATGTACCCAGCAGCGGCCAATAGCAGGCAAACCGAATTGGCTGCTGCAATCAATGACACACAAACCAGCTTTACAGTATTGGATGGATCTGTTTTACCTCCTGGGCCGAACCAACTGACGCTAGGCACAGATGAATCTGCTGAAACGATACTTTACACCGGAAAGAGCGGAAACGAGGTTACAGGCGTAACCAGAGGGTTTGAGGGCGTGGCTAAATCGTGGGTTGCCGGAACTAAATTGGCGAGATACTTCACGGCTTACGATCACGATACATTCCGAGACAACATTACAGACCTTGACCGGCGATTGAACAATATCCCTGAACCGGAAGATGCATCCCTAACACAGAAAGGGATTACGCAACTCTCCAATGCTATCGAATCAGATGAGGATGGCGAGGCCGCTACACCTAAAGCTGTGAACACTGTTCGGCAGTTGGTTGCATCTCAAATCGGGGATCTGGCCGAACTACAGACAATTGACAAGGACAACCTGGTTGATGCGCTCAACGAGGTTTTTACGCATGTCGATGAGGGGAAAGAGCTTGTCAAAACCGCCGTCATCGTCAAAGGGGGAACGGTAGCAGGGACTTCCCCGCATTCATTTGAAGAGTTGGCTGACGGGATCGATACCATTGAGACATCAACAGTTATTAACGGCCAGCAACAGGTGGCACGCACTTATGCAGAGACAATCGCTGCGAATGATCCTATTTACACGTCAACAGATTATACGTCCATTCCTATTGCCGAAGCTCCTACCGGGGATGGTCAAGGTGTAGCATACAGCGGTGATGGTGTATATCTTGCTTTTGCACAGGCTAGCTCGCCCTATTTATCTTTGTATAAACGTGTGGGCGAGGATTACATTAAGCTTCCCAATCCAACTTCAATGCCAACAAATGTGGCAAGGGCAGTATCCTTTACGCCTGATGGCGTGTATTTAGCTGTGGGGCATGCAACATCTCCTTTTGTCACCTTGTACAAACGGACAGGTGATGTATTTACTAAGCTACCCAACCTGAGTCCCTTACCTACCGATGAGACTAAAGCAGTTTCATTCAGCGCTAATGGTCTTTACTTGGCAGTCGGAGGTCTTAATACTTCGACATTTAACTTGTACAAAAGAAATGGAGATAGTTTCACTCGGCTTGCTATTACTACAGGCCTGCCTACAAATGCATTGGTTTACAGCGTTGCTTTTGGAGTGGATGACGACTATCTTACAATCGGATATTTAACTGCACCTTTCATAGCTATCTATAAGCGGACGGGGGATGTGTTTACTAAGTTACCAGACCCATCCATCCCACCAACTGGAGGAGTATGCGGATTGGATTTCAGTCCAAATGGGGTATATCTGGCTGCGGCTCATTTTACCGCTCCATTTTTAACGCTATACAAACGAAATGGAGATGTGTTTGAAAAGCTACCCAATCCTTTAGTATTACCAACTAATCAAGGACGTGCAGTGAGGTTTAATCCAACAAGTGAATATCTTACAGTTTGCTTTGCCTCTCTTATAAATTACAAATTAGCTAACGACATATTTAGTGGTCTGCCCAATCCACAATTCGTTCCAGCTCAAACGACTTTCAGCGCAGCTTATACACCAGATGGTTCTAATCTGGCAATAGCCCATCAAGGCGGAAATCGATTGCTTATTTACAACGTTCAGTACGACCAAGTTTATAAAAGCAGCAATCTCGGAACTGACCTATTAACTTATAGGACTGGAATAGGATACGCATTGGAGAGCGGAGTTGCTGGAGATACCAAAGACGTAATCATAATTTGGAGGTAA
- a CDS encoding stalk domain-containing protein has product MKKFAHKVAYIAGGIIIGIVFSTPAGSFADAVKSMVGKKVTGEYTIVVDGKKLSDKGAVIDSKANVPARALSEALGADVSVSGKTITITSEGEDSKVSGSGTTTIDTSPSSNKYIGYSRSSLQDLRKSTVDNILTPTIAGREQLAKGLEEAKKTGDPSIIEQAEKRVAEYDAEIAKYEAELKLIDEALLTAK; this is encoded by the coding sequence ATGAAGAAGTTTGCACACAAAGTTGCATATATTGCTGGTGGTATCATTATCGGCATAGTTTTTTCGACACCGGCAGGATCGTTTGCTGATGCGGTTAAAAGTATGGTCGGCAAAAAGGTAACTGGTGAATATACAATTGTAGTTGATGGCAAAAAATTATCGGACAAGGGAGCTGTCATTGACAGCAAAGCGAACGTTCCAGCGCGTGCCCTGTCTGAAGCATTAGGAGCTGATGTTTCAGTGAGCGGAAAGACTATAACCATTACATCTGAAGGTGAAGATTCGAAAGTGTCTGGTTCAGGTACTACGACCATTGATACTTCACCCTCAAGTAACAAGTATATCGGCTATTCTAGATCAAGTTTGCAAGATTTAAGGAAAAGTACAGTGGATAACATTCTCACGCCAACTATAGCGGGTAGAGAACAATTAGCAAAAGGATTAGAAGAGGCTAAAAAGACAGGAGATCCATCAATTATTGAACAAGCTGAGAAAAGAGTTGCTGAATATGATGCTGAAATAGCTAAGTATGAAGCAGAACTAAAACTAATTGATGAAGCATTACTTACTGCTAAATAG